The segment GTCCAGGGGGAGTAATGTCCACGGCGCTGCGCGTTCTGTGCGGCGCGGGCCAGGCTCAACGATGCCTGGCAACCAAGCGGGTCCGTCTTTTTTCTCGCGTGGTTCGTGCGATGTCAGCAGTTCAGCCAGAGGGTACCAATGCAGGGACTGCGATTCTGTGACGCCTCGCGCTTGGGCCGATGGCATACGCCCAATGGTGTAGAAAGTATCAACCATGGGTCACCGCCACAGCCGTTAAGGCGTATTCGCCGCCATCTTGACAATCTGCCACACGAGAGCCGAACTTGGGTTGAGCCGCCTTCCCTCCACCGTGGCGATGCGTGCCGCGGCAATATGGGCACCGGGCCGAATATAACCACGTGCCGTCCTTGGCGCGAGAAATTGATTCAATGATGCCTAGAGCGCGTGCACCCGCGGCCTGTGCGGTTGAGAACCGCACGAATACGGCGGCATGGTGGTTGTATGCAGCACTGCGAAAGCCTAGTGCCGGTTTTGTTATGGCTGCGGCACACTCCGCTGCAGCATCAAAGCTTGCCGGGATGGCAGAGTTGGGAATATCATGCATGCGTAAACTTTCTTTGGTGCCCGCCTGCAAGCGGGTATTTTTTTTGCGGGTCAGTTGTTTACACTGGGGCCTGCTCTCGTTGAAGTGCCTGGATGGCAGCGGCATCGTCGTGAAATTCACTCGAAAACGCCGAGCACCTCGCGTAACTTAGCAACTGGCCATGCCAGACGTCCGTTAACGTTCAGTGGCTTTATCGGGCCTTCACCCCGTGAAGCCCAGTGGCGCAGAGTCTGTGGCTCGCGTCCGAGGTAGAACGCAGCTTGCGCAGTACCAACGGCGGGTTGGTTTGTGTTCGATAGGAGTGGAAAACGGTCGGTGGGGTGCATGGGCAGTGCTCTGTGTTGATAACAGTGCCAGTCTGTACCGAACCAGGTGAAAGATCACTGCGGGTAAATTGCGCATTGAAATGAGTAGCCCTCAAACCCGCATGGTGCCTAGGTTTCTGCTGTTTTCTCAGATGTGAAAAACTCTTGACCGGGCGCGGCGTCCCAATGAGAAATGGCCTAAGCCTGCGGCCCGATTCCGCAGAAATTTCCAAAAAATAGCCATAAAAACAAAAGAAATCCCCGACAGTGCGGGGCATGGCTATGGGTGAAGATGATTTAAGCGGCGTGCGCCACACGCAGCGCAGCTGGCGCGGCCTTCGCGTCAAATTCAATCCCAGCTTGCTCCAATATCCATGCTTCGATGCGCTCATGGTGCACGCGCAGCAGGTCTAGCGGGCGCACTCGGTAATGCTTTTCAGCAGTTGCGCTTGGCTTGTGGCCTTGAATCTGTGCCACCACCCCGGCGGGTACTTCCAGCCACTCTGACAAGGTGCCAAAGCTCCGGCGCAGGCCATGCAGCGTAAGGCGATCAATGGCGGCCACCTTGCATGCCTTGTCGTGTGCGTGGTTGGGCTCAGTAAGTGGCGTGCTTTCATTGCGGCTACTGGCAAACACAAATTCATTGCGGCGGGGCAGGGCGGCCAGCAGGTGGTGAACGTAAGGCGTCAGGGGGATTACGCGCTCGCCTTCTACCTTGTCCCGGATGGTCAGGCCCCGCCATTGGGTGTTCAAGTCATCCCAACGCATTGTCAGCACTTCGCCCGGCCTTGCACCAGTCAGCAGCAGCGTTTGCAGGTAGGCGGCCACGGTTGGGTTGCCGATGTTGCGCACGGCTGCAAACCATACGGACAGTTGCTCTTTTAGCAATGAGTCGTCCTTGGCTTTGGCTTTGCCCAGAGCCTCGCGTGCCTTCCTTGTTTTAGCTGGGTTGGTGCTGGGCAGCACAAGCGCATATTGCGGCTTCTCTGCGCACCAGCCTAAAAATGCTTTCAGCAGACGCCACGCCAACCGGGCGGCGGTAGGGCGGGTCTGTGCTTCACGTGCTGCCCATGCCTCGATAGCGGGTGCAGTCAGGTCACGAAGCGCCAGCCCCAGCAGCGGGTGCAATGGTCCGGCAATAGTCACGCCACGGCCCCGGGTGCCGCGCTTTGAAGTCTTGCCACCGGCTCGGGTCAGGCGCTCATGGTCTTTGGTGTGCAGAGCCCCCCAATGCGGTGCACGGTCTGCAATGTAAGCGGCCCACACCTCGCCCACGGTAGCGGATTGAACGGCGGCGGCGGCAGCTTGCAAGGCTTTCGCTGCTGCTTGTTCGCGCTCTGCATCGCGTGGGTCGATACCGCGTTCTGCCATGCCGCGCAGTCGGTGGGCTTCTTCGCGCGCCTCGCCTAATGACACGGCTGGCCATGCTCCTAAAGAGCGTTTCAGAAGTTTGCCTTTTATGCGGGACTCGAAGCTCCAATGCTTTCCGACTGGCGTCACCCGAAGGCGCAACCCCGGTTTTTCAGCATCTTTTAACAAAACCTCAGATTCGCCTGGCGGGCAAGTTGCGCGCTCTAGTAAGCCATTGGTTAGGCTGTGAGCTACCCTGTAGTCGATAGATGAGTGTCGTGCGGGGCGGGCCATTCGATTTGAATTTAGAGACTTTTTGGAGACTAAATTATGGCATTTTCCGGCACAAAGATGAATATTGAAACGTTGAGTTGAAATGGTGGATTGTTGATTTTTAAGTGATATTCAACAAATATCGATAGTGTTGAATGCTGTATTGGTGGGACTCATAATCCTTTGGTCCACGGTTCAAGTCCGTGACGCCCTACCAGTATTCATAAGGAAAGCCTGCTATGTTTTGCGTAGCAGGCTTTTTCTGTTTCTGTTCCATGGAGCCACTGCGTATCCAGTGGTGCATAGTTTTGAATTGCAATTTAACCCGAGCGTAGCCTCGCTTTCTCGTTCATAGAAGTGCCGGATTCATGATTTAGCGTTTGGCGCTTCGTAATATGACTGGGCTTGTTCAGTCGGCGCTCGAACTATACGAGCATGCTTGGCCGGTATTCAGCCTCAGCACGTTGTACAGGCGGCGGTTGAGTTTGGATGTTCAAGTCGCTTATAGATGCAGTTAAGCAGGACTGCATCTGCTGATGAACTCTACCGGCATCAACTTCTTGGGCGAATACGACTGGAAGTGCAAAAAATATGGATCTGAACGCCGCCAATGGCGCTAACTGCGCATCGGCATAAATGCCCAAACCTTGCAGATTCGAGCGATGGTTGTGACGTCCCGCAATGTGAGCGATGTATCGGTTATTCCTAGCTTTAAGGTGCTGCCGTTGTGTTTCGCAATGCGGCTTTAGCCGCATGCAGGCGATTTTGGCGAACGATATGGAAAGTCTGCAGCAGCACCACTGCGGACGTTTGGTGCAAACCAAGGTGCACTGCATCAAGCGACTCGGTGATCGCGCCATGTCTCGAACCGTTGAGCGCCAAGTCAACGAGCTGCATATCCGTCCACCCATATTGAATCGATTCACTGAACTGGGCCGTCCTCAGACGGAAGTCGGGCATAGCCACGGCTAGGGTTCAGGTAGCTGACCTTAAGCAGGATTTGTACAAGAGCGTCTAACCCTACAGAAAGTAACAAACCGTTAGTCAACAATCAGCTCTGAGATGGTGAATGCGCATTCGCTTTGCGAAGGCGCTTTTTTTTCATCAACAACCCGCGCTGAAATTTTTGGCTATCTGTCGTCACTCAGGGGTAAGGCACTTGCTGGAGCACCTGCTTTTGCTGACTTGTTATCAGGACAATAACTATGAACCGGATTTTTCACTCTGTCTGGAACGCTGCTGTGGGATGTTGGGTGGCGGCGCCTGAGACGGCCAAATGTTCACACAAAAAAACTGTAGCTTCAGCCGCAGCGTCATGGGCCGGGTTGTCATGGTTGTGCCTTTCACCGGTCGCATGGGCCGGGTGTTCAGCAGAGAATGCTACGACTGGCATGCGGGCAAACGCCGGTTCCACATGTACAGCCACTCTCAATGACTACAACGGGAATTATGACGTTCAGGCAACAATACCGCCACCACTATTAAATGGTGAGCAGGCTGGGGGCGGGATGCTGGAGGCGACTGCAGGCGCCACGTTGAATATGCGCACTGGGACAGTTAAGGTGAGCAACGGTACGGGCTTGGCTCTTTATGCAATGGGGGCAGGCAGCCGGATCGATGGCAGCAATACAGATGCTGTGGTCGTGATCAGAAATAATGTTAATAGAAATGCCATCCTCGCGCAGCGCGGAGCCTCTATTGTTTTGAATTCCGTCAACGCAACTACCATTGGAACTAATTCCTACGGGTTGCAAACGCGTTCTTTGGGAAGGATTGTTGTTTCGGGTGAAGTCATAGTGCACACAACTGGCGCAACTGGGTTGGGCATTGTGGCTGGCAGTAACTCACAGGTTGAGCAGGGGTTCGTAACTGTGGGCAGTGCCATTATCACAACCACCGGTAATTCTGGCATGGGGCTGTATGCAACTTCAGGTGGCATTTTGACGGTCAATCGGGACACTGTTGTTACAACCAGTGGGCAAGATTCGTACGGTGTCGTCTCTGATAGCCCGAATCTGGGTGCTGTAGTTGGCTCCAAAGTGCAAGCCGCTGCTACTTTGGTCGATCTTCAAGGAAAGACCACTGTCAAAACCACGGGCACAGGCAGTCATGGTTTGCTGGTGCGCACTGTTGATGTCCGTGCCAATGGAACTTCGGGTGCCAATCTCGCCAATACATTAAAAATCTCGAATGTAGTTGTTAACACTTCAGGTACGGGCGCTAATGGCATCGATGTCGCTAATACCACCAAACTGAGTAACACCTTGGAGCTGAATGGTTCTGTCAATTTGACGACCACTGGGTTGGGTTCAGCAGGCATTCATGCAAAGGAAAAGCTGGCCAATGATGTCGTCATTCGTGCTGGCAGCACGATCAACACCAGTAACACCAATTCCCATGGCCTGTTCTTGGAGGGTGGCAGTGTCAGCAAGTGGAGCACTCTGGCAGGCAGCTCAATAGTGACAACAGGGACCGGTTCTCGGGGCGTATATGTCAATCTGTCTACAAGCAGTGACCCCGCCGAGAAAGGAAATGTCAATCTGGATTTGGCCGGTGCCATCGCCACCACAGGGACGAATGCTCAGGGTGTGGAAGTCAACACACCAACGGGTGCGGTGAATTTAAAGATAGCTGGCAACACAGCTGTAACCGGGGCTGGCAGCCATGGTGTGCTGTTGAATGCGGCATCTGCGGATGTGGAACATACAGGGCAGTTGAATGCAGCAGCTGGAGATGGCATGCGCTTTGCACTGAGTGGTAACAACGGCTTCCAATCATTAGTGAAGAATGCAGGGTTCATTACTGCATCCCAAAGTGGCATGGTCACCACGTTGGTGGCAACGAATACTCAGGGTTTGCATTTGAGTAACACTGGCAGTGTGAAGGCGGCAGTTGGGGTTGAGGTCGAAAGCCAAAGCAGCGGGGCTGTCGAGGTTGAAAACACTGGCAGCATCACCGCTAACACCACCGGCATGAACCTGCAGGCCAGCGGCACAGGCACTTTCGATGTGAAGAACTTGGGTCAGGTAATGTCCGATGGTGTCGGGATTGCTGGGGCAGTAGCCGCCACCAGTCAGATGCATGTGGTCAATGATGGCAAGCTGCTTGCGCAGTCTGTCGGACTGAATAAGCTGGGCCCTGGCGTTTTGCAAATGACAAATTCCGGTGACTTCCGGGCACCTGTTGTTTTGCAAGCTACGGCCGGTCAGGCTGATGTGAGCAACACCTTGAGCGGGTATATGCAAGGGGGGGCAAATACATATGCTGGTGCAACCCTGAATCTGAACAATACAGGTACGTGGCTGGTGACCGGCGACTCATTGCTCAGTAATGTGCGCAATGCAGGGCGCGTGATTTTTGAGGCACCGGCTGCTAACGCCTTCAAGCAAATTACGGTGGATAGCTTCACAGGAGTGATGGGGGGCAGCCTGGCCATGAACACACATCTGGATGACGACAGCTCCCCAAGCGACCGGTTGGTGGTAAATAAAGGAGTAGTCACTGGTACCAATGCGATTATGGTGACGAATGCGGGAGGTGCGGGCGCAGCTACTACGGGCAAAGGCATTTTGGTGGTCGACGCACAAAATGGGGCAAGCACTGCGCCTAGCGCGTTCCAGCTAGGAGGGCCTGTTTTTGCTGGTGCTTATGATTACAGCTTGGTTCGTAATAGCAATGAAAGCTGGTACTTGACGTCAAGGTTACCTGCTCCAACTCCAACTCCAACTCCAACTCCAACTCCAACTCCAACTCCAACTCCAACTCCAACTCCAACTCCAACTCCAACTCCAACTCCAACTCCAACTCCAACTCCAACTCCAACTCCAACTCCAACTCCAACTCCAACTCCACCTCAACCTCAACCTCCACCTCCGGGTCCAGTTCCAGTGGAGCCTCAGCCGGCACCAAACTATCGGCAAGAAGTTTCTCTACACGCAGCGGTCCCAGCCTTACTACTTCAGCATCACGCTTTAGCTATGGATAGCTTTCATGAGCGAACAGGCAGCTCGGGCCTTAAGCCGCAATCGCGCATGTGGGCGAGAGTATTGGGCCGTCACGGCCATCGCTACAGTGCGGCAGGCATATATGGCTCCAGAGGTCCGAACGTTGATTATCAGAGCTATGCGTTGCAACTCGGCGCCCATCTCATGGATCAGTGGTCTGCCGATGGTTCAAAAACACAAGGCGGTGTTTACGTCACAAGTACCAACACTGAAGGCGATGTAGTCCATGCGCAGGGCTGGCGCGCAGGCTCGGTCAATGTGCAATCTTTAGCGCTTGGTGGCTATTGGTCGCTGCAGAGCAACAATGGCAGCTACGTTGACGTAGTGGCGCAGGGCATGCAGGACCGCGTGAAAGCCACATCTACTCGTGTCCCGACTGCTAAAACGCAGGGTAATAGTTGGGCTGCCTCGGTCGAGGCTGGACATGCATTCGAGATGGAGCGCGGCTGGATGATTGAACCGCAGGTTCAGCTGCGCTGGATGACCGGGAAGCTGGACAGATCCACCGATCTGGCAGGCCAATTTACCTACGACAGGCATGATTCGCTGCGCTCCCGTGTGGGGGTGAGATTGCGTCATGACGGTGAGCGTATGTCTGGTTGGATACGGTTGGACCTGGGGCAAGAATTTCGGGGTAGAACCACTATGGAAGCTGCGGGTTTGAACGGCCGCAATGGTGTGATGTTTGAGAACAGTATGCGCGGCCGTGATGTGACCTTGACGGCAGGCTTGGAAGCACGGCCCTCAGTTCATTGGACGTTGTTTGGCAATGCCATGTATCAACGCTCTATAAATGGCGGTGAGGCTAGGGCGTGGGCAGCGAAAGCGGGGGCCAAATTCAGTTGGTAATGGGTCTCTGACAGTCAAGCGAGCGATCTTCATTTGTGTGGAGTGACCTTGGGTTGAATGGCATTAATGCGGGCTCCACTTCGTTGCAACAGAGCCGCTTGGCAGTAGACATCGCACATCTAGAAATAGTACGGAAAATCGATTGCACATACACTGTATGGATGAACAGTTGTTTTGTGATTCCAGGCATGCCCGCCGCTCTTAGTGCATTGCCTCTTGAGCTGGCTTTGGCAGATTGCAGCGTGCGTGCAGGGTTCCCGTCGCCCGCCGAGGATTTTTCAGGCAAGAGGCTGGATATAGGCGAGCTGCTTGTTGAGCATCCACAAGCCACATTTCTGCTGCGTGTGGCCGGGCCATCAATGCGCGAGTACGGTATTGATGATGGCGATCTGATTGTTGTCGATCGCGCATTACGCGCTCGCCATGGCAGCATCGTTGTAGCTATTGTCGATAGTGAGTTCACGGTAAAGGCTTTGCACAACGCCGATGGTGTTTTCAAGCTCAGGGCAGGCAACCCCACATACCCTGACATCGTTCCCAAAGAAAATCAGGAGCTGCAAATTTGGGGCGTAGTCAAATCTTGCATCAAGCGCTTTGCTTGAGTTTGTATGTTCGCGCTCATTGATGGAAACAACTTCTACGTCAGCTGTGAAAGGGCTTTCAGGCCTTCCTTGCAGGGCATGCCTGTTGTCGTTTTGAGCAATAACGATGGGTGCGCCATTTCACGCTCCGACGAGGCTAAGGCCTTGGGCGTCAAGATGGGGCAGCCATTTTTTCAATTGCACGATCTGGTTGAGCACAAGGGCCTAGTCTGCCTCTCGGCGAATTTTGAGCTTTACGGAGACATCAGCGATCGCATGATGTCGCTGGCTGCTGGCCTAGGGCCCATGCAGGAGATCTACAGCATCGATGAATCATTTATCGGGGATCTGGATGGCGTACGCGATCTGACCCGGCGCGCCTTTGCCATACGATCACGAATTTTGAACTGGACAGGGATTCCCGCCTGTGTGGGCCTAGCGCCCACCAAAACTTTGGCCAAGCTCTGCAACCATGTTGCCAAAGACGCTGAGCGCAAACCGGGCAGTTACCCGCCCGAGCTGCAGCGGGTCTGTAATTGGGTCGATCTGTCAGACCAGCAGCGCACAGAAATTCTCGGTCGCACTGCTGCTGGCGAGATCTGGGGTGTAGGTCGGCGTATTTCCATACAACTGGCTGAGCAAGGCATATTGACCGCGCTGGATCTGGCCAGGATGCCGGCCCATGCCGCGCGTGAAGGCTGGAGCATAGTTCTGGAGCGCACAGTGCGCGAGCTGCAGGGCCTGAGCTGCATACCGATGGAGCTTGCCCCTCCACCCAAGAAACAGATCGCTTGCACTCGAAGCTTTGGCAGTCCCATCACCACGTTGCCTCACCTCACAGAGGCAGTGAGCGAATTTGCAACCAGAGCGACTGAGAAACTGCGCGCCAGCGGCATGCATACAGGTGGTGTACTTGTTTTCGCGCATACGTCACCCTTCAGCGCTGGCCGCAGGTTTAACAAGTCAGCAGTAGTTCAGCTACATCCGCACACCTGCGACACCAAAGCTTTAGTGAGTGCAGCTGTGCGCGGATTGCGACAGATATATGAGCCGGGCTACCAACTCTCCAAGGCCGGTGTAATGCTGCTGGACTTGTGCCCCGTGACTGAGCAGCAAGGCGAATTGCTTTTTGAGGGACCGTGCCGAGATCAAAGCAAGTTAATGGAAGTGATGGACCGCGTAAATAAGCGCTTTGGCAAGGGCACAGTGCATGTGGCCAGCACAGGTGTGCCCGAGCACGATGAAAGCGGCTGGCGCATGAAGCAGGAGCATAGGACGCCGCGCTACACCACCAAAATTGATGAGATCCCCATTGCTAGAGCTTAGGTTGAGCTGCTTTTAAACAAAAAATCGCCGCTTAGTGCCGCCGCCAATGGCGCAAACTGCACATCAGCATAGATGCCCAGACTTGGCAGATTCGGGTGATCGTTGCGACACCTGAATCGACCAGTTTTTTGTAGATAGTTCACAGCCTCCTATTTCCGTTCAAATAGGAGTCCATATGAACGCACAACGCTACCCAGAAGAATTCAGGATTGAGGCCGTCAAGCAAATCTTGGAACACGGCCACAGCGCAGCCGACGTCTCACGCCGTTTAGGCGTGAGCACGCATAGTCTGTATAAGTGGATTCGACTGCAGCAAATCCCCGCAGCTCAGCGGCAGGAGCAAGTCAGTCAAAGCGAAGAATTACGCCGTATCAAATCAGAACTCAAAAGGGTCACCGAGGAGCGTGACATCCTAAAAAAAGCGGCGGCGTACTTCGCTCGCCAGTGCGACTGAAGTACGCCTTCATTGCCAAGCACCAGTTGATTTACAGCGTTGTGCGCATGTGCCGGGTGCTGCAATTGCACCCCAGTGGTTACTACGCTTGGAGGGTTCGGCCGCTCAGTCAACGTGCGGCCGATGACCAGCGTCTATTGGGCCTTCTAAAGCAGGCATGGCTAGAAAGCGGTGGCGTATATGGCTATCGCAAGTTGACATTGGACATGCGTGACTTAGGCGAGACCTGCAGCAGGCACCGGGTAGCAAGACAGCTGCGCTGTGAGGGGTTAAAGGCTCAGCGAGGCTACGGACGACGCCCTCGTGTGCGAGGAGGTGCTCCAGCAGTCGTGGCTCCCAACTTACTATCGCAGCAGTTCACCGTGCATGCTCCGAACAAAGTCTGGGTGACTGATATAACCTATATCAGCACTCATGAGGGGTGGCTGTACCTGGCAACGGTAATTGACCTGTTCTCACGCCAAGTTGTTGGCTGGGCAACAGGTAGCCGCATTGATACCCAGCTGCCCTTGGATGCATTGCATATGGCGCTCTGGCGTAGAAGACCATGCAATACCGTGACCGTGCACTCTGACCAAGGCTGCCAATTTACAAGCCATGAATGGCAGCGCTTCCTTGCTAGCCACAACCTGCAATCGAGTATGAGCAGGCGAGGAAACTGTCACGACAACGCAGTTGCTGAAAGCTTCTTTCAGTTGCTTAAGCGGGAGCGCATCCGCAGAAAAACCTATCCTACGAGGCAAGAGGCGCACAGCGATGTCTTCAGCTACATCGAAATGTTCTACAACCCCATTCGCAGACATTCGTCTGCTGATGGTCTGTCTCCAATAGAGTTTGAGAGACGTAATTCCGTGAGGCTGGCAGCTATCTAAGAAAAGCTGGTCGATTCACCAGTTCAAGTCCGTGATGCCCTGCCAAATCTGCATCAAGCCTGTCATCTTTTCGGTGGCAGCCTTTTTCTTTACCGAATCGGTAAAAAATTACTGATTTGGTCTGAGAGGCATTTTTCCGCTGCTACAATTCATCCATGATGCGGCTGTAGCTCAGTTGGATAGAGTACTTGGCTACGAACCAAGGGGTCGTGGGTTCAATTCCTGCCAGCCGCACCAAAAAACGTTTAGCCTCAGAACTGAAAAGTTCTGAGGCTTTTTCGTGTCTAGAGTTCTACTTCAGGCTTTTGGGATGTACAGGGTGAAAGTACTTCCATCACCTAAGCGGCTGCTGATTTGCAGGCTGCCGCCATGGCGCTGCGCCACGGTGCGGGTAAAGGCAAGGCCCAGCCCTACGCCGTCCATGCCTTCATGCTGCTTTAGACGCTCGAATGGCTGGCTGAGCTTGGCCAGTGATGCTTCATCCATGCCGGGGCCGTGATCGCGCACGGAAATCCCCCAGCTTTGAGCGTCCTCCACAATCCGGCACTCGACCGCAGCGCTTTGGGCGCTGTCTTGTGGTTTGCCGTATTTGATGGCATTGGTTAGCAAATTGATGATGGCGCGGTGCAGCAGGCCGGGGTCGCCGAGTACGTTGGCTTCAGTCTCAGGCAGCTCAAACATGAGCTGTACGTTTTGCTGCTGGGCCTGTGTCCAGCAGTCTGATATGGCTTGGTCAGCAAGCAGACCAAGCTCTAGCCGTTCATTGCGGTAGTTTTGTTCCTGAGCTCTTGCCAAATGCACAAAGTCATCGGCTAGCTTCAGTGATGACTGGGCATAGCTTTCAATGCGGGCAAACAAGACATCTTCAGAATCGATGCGCTTGTGGGTGCGCTGCATTTCTAGCAGCGTAATGATGGAGCCGACAGGTGCGCGGATGTCGTGCGAGATGAACTGCATGGCCTGATCTCGCTGGGCCTGCGCGCTGCGCAGGTCGCTGATATCGATGAGGGTCAGCAGCCAGCCTGAGGTCGGTGGTGCTTCAA is part of the Comamonas sp. Y33R10-2 genome and harbors:
- a CDS encoding Y-family DNA polymerase, which encodes MFALIDGNNFYVSCERAFRPSLQGMPVVVLSNNDGCAISRSDEAKALGVKMGQPFFQLHDLVEHKGLVCLSANFELYGDISDRMMSLAAGLGPMQEIYSIDESFIGDLDGVRDLTRRAFAIRSRILNWTGIPACVGLAPTKTLAKLCNHVAKDAERKPGSYPPELQRVCNWVDLSDQQRTEILGRTAAGEIWGVGRRISIQLAEQGILTALDLARMPAHAAREGWSIVLERTVRELQGLSCIPMELAPPPKKQIACTRSFGSPITTLPHLTEAVSEFATRATEKLRASGMHTGGVLVFAHTSPFSAGRRFNKSAVVQLHPHTCDTKALVSAAVRGLRQIYEPGYQLSKAGVMLLDLCPVTEQQGELLFEGPCRDQSKLMEVMDRVNKRFGKGTVHVASTGVPEHDESGWRMKQEHRTPRYTTKIDEIPIARA
- a CDS encoding LexA family transcriptional regulator, coding for MPAALSALPLELALADCSVRAGFPSPAEDFSGKRLDIGELLVEHPQATFLLRVAGPSMREYGIDDGDLIVVDRALRARHGSIVVAIVDSEFTVKALHNADGVFKLRAGNPTYPDIVPKENQELQIWGVVKSCIKRFA
- a CDS encoding autotransporter outer membrane beta-barrel domain-containing protein translates to MNRIFHSVWNAAVGCWVAAPETAKCSHKKTVASAAASWAGLSWLCLSPVAWAGCSAENATTGMRANAGSTCTATLNDYNGNYDVQATIPPPLLNGEQAGGGMLEATAGATLNMRTGTVKVSNGTGLALYAMGAGSRIDGSNTDAVVVIRNNVNRNAILAQRGASIVLNSVNATTIGTNSYGLQTRSLGRIVVSGEVIVHTTGATGLGIVAGSNSQVEQGFVTVGSAIITTTGNSGMGLYATSGGILTVNRDTVVTTSGQDSYGVVSDSPNLGAVVGSKVQAAATLVDLQGKTTVKTTGTGSHGLLVRTVDVRANGTSGANLANTLKISNVVVNTSGTGANGIDVANTTKLSNTLELNGSVNLTTTGLGSAGIHAKEKLANDVVIRAGSTINTSNTNSHGLFLEGGSVSKWSTLAGSSIVTTGTGSRGVYVNLSTSSDPAEKGNVNLDLAGAIATTGTNAQGVEVNTPTGAVNLKIAGNTAVTGAGSHGVLLNAASADVEHTGQLNAAAGDGMRFALSGNNGFQSLVKNAGFITASQSGMVTTLVATNTQGLHLSNTGSVKAAVGVEVESQSSGAVEVENTGSITANTTGMNLQASGTGTFDVKNLGQVMSDGVGIAGAVAATSQMHVVNDGKLLAQSVGLNKLGPGVLQMTNSGDFRAPVVLQATAGQADVSNTLSGYMQGGANTYAGATLNLNNTGTWLVTGDSLLSNVRNAGRVIFEAPAANAFKQITVDSFTGVMGGSLAMNTHLDDDSSPSDRLVVNKGVVTGTNAIMVTNAGGAGAATTGKGILVVDAQNGASTAPSAFQLGGPVFAGAYDYSLVRNSNESWYLTSRLPAPTPTPTPTPTPTPTPTPTPTPTPTPTPTPTPTPTPTPTPTPTPTPTPPQPQPPPPGPVPVEPQPAPNYRQEVSLHAAVPALLLQHHALAMDSFHERTGSSGLKPQSRMWARVLGRHGHRYSAAGIYGSRGPNVDYQSYALQLGAHLMDQWSADGSKTQGGVYVTSTNTEGDVVHAQGWRAGSVNVQSLALGGYWSLQSNNGSYVDVVAQGMQDRVKATSTRVPTAKTQGNSWAASVEAGHAFEMERGWMIEPQVQLRWMTGKLDRSTDLAGQFTYDRHDSLRSRVGVRLRHDGERMSGWIRLDLGQEFRGRTTMEAAGLNGRNGVMFENSMRGRDVTLTAGLEARPSVHWTLFGNAMYQRSINGGEARAWAAKAGAKFSW
- a CDS encoding IS3 family transposase (programmed frameshift), with protein sequence MNAQRYPEEFRIEAVKQILEHGHSAADVSRRLGVSTHSLYKWIRLQQIPAAQRQEQVSQSEELRRIKSELKRVTEERDILKKAGGVLRSPVRLKYAFIAKHQLIYSVVRMCRVLQLHPSGYYAWRVRPLSQRAADDQRLLGLLKQAWLESGGVYGYRKLTLDMRDLGETCSRHRVARQLRCEGLKAQRGYGRRPRVRGGAPAVVAPNLLSQQFTVHAPNKVWVTDITYISTHEGWLYLATVIDLFSRQVVGWATGSRIDTQLPLDALHMALWRRRPCNTVTVHSDQGCQFTSHEWQRFLASHNLQSSMSRRGNCHDNAVAESFFQLLKRERIRRKTYPTRQEAHSDVFSYIEMFYNPIRRHSSADGLSPIEFERRNSVRLAAI
- a CDS encoding integrase family protein, which encodes MARPARHSSIDYRVAHSLTNGLLERATCPPGESEVLLKDAEKPGLRLRVTPVGKHWSFESRIKGKLLKRSLGAWPAVSLGEAREEAHRLRGMAERGIDPRDAEREQAAAKALQAAAAAVQSATVGEVWAAYIADRAPHWGALHTKDHERLTRAGGKTSKRGTRGRGVTIAGPLHPLLGLALRDLTAPAIEAWAAREAQTRPTAARLAWRLLKAFLGWCAEKPQYALVLPSTNPAKTRKAREALGKAKAKDDSLLKEQLSVWFAAVRNIGNPTVAAYLQTLLLTGARPGEVLTMRWDDLNTQWRGLTIRDKVEGERVIPLTPYVHHLLAALPRRNEFVFASSRNESTPLTEPNHAHDKACKVAAIDRLTLHGLRRSFGTLSEWLEVPAGVVAQIQGHKPSATAEKHYRVRPLDLLRVHHERIEAWILEQAGIEFDAKAAPAALRVAHAA